A window of the Gaiellales bacterium genome harbors these coding sequences:
- the bcp gene encoding thioredoxin-dependent thiol peroxidase yields MVETGKPAPDFTLRSDSGDTVHLADLRGKPVVVYFYPKDDTPGCTTQACAIRDSWGQFEKAGATVLGISPDSAESHEKFKSKYSLPFPLLADEDHAVAEAYGAWGKKKNYGKDYMGLIRSGFVIDRDGNVAAAKVNVKADKHREWALAELAKLDG; encoded by the coding sequence ATGGTCGAGACAGGAAAGCCCGCACCCGATTTCACCCTCCGCTCGGACTCCGGCGACACGGTTCATCTCGCCGATCTGCGCGGCAAGCCGGTCGTCGTCTACTTCTATCCCAAGGACGACACGCCCGGCTGTACGACCCAGGCCTGCGCGATCCGCGACAGCTGGGGCCAGTTCGAGAAGGCCGGCGCGACGGTGCTCGGGATCAGCCCCGACTCCGCCGAGTCGCACGAGAAGTTCAAGAGCAAGTACTCGCTCCCGTTCCCGCTGCTGGCCGACGAGGATCACGCCGTCGCCGAGGCCTACGGCGCCTGGGGCAAGAAGAAGAACTACGGCAAGGACTACATGGGCCTGATCCGCTCGGGCTTCGTCATCGACCGCGACGGGAACGTGGCCGCGGCGAAGGTGAACGTCAAGGCGGACAAGCACCGCGAGTGGGCCCTGGCCGAGCTCGCCAAGCTCGACGGCTGA